A single region of the Pseudalkalibacillus berkeleyi genome encodes:
- a CDS encoding 2'-5' RNA ligase family protein has translation MNKTRAISIFLKRSNLECVEMIRSKYDDLFHKIPPHITLVFPFRSDLTLEACIEHMHSCLQGYESFSIRLEGLKVADDGCLFLLVRDGKEQIEQLNRSLYSGPLRTYKSEEHTFIPHVTIGRFNHIEQAKAVQKKVAQLIPNLSLLVDRITLESIGVHGYSELEYVYQLN, from the coding sequence ATGAACAAGACGAGAGCGATTTCGATTTTCTTGAAACGAAGTAATCTTGAATGTGTTGAAATGATACGTTCCAAGTACGATGATTTGTTTCATAAAATACCGCCTCATATTACACTTGTTTTCCCTTTTCGGAGTGACCTCACCCTGGAGGCGTGTATTGAACATATGCATTCTTGTTTACAAGGTTATGAATCATTCTCCATTCGCTTGGAAGGATTAAAAGTTGCGGATGACGGTTGTTTATTCTTGCTTGTTCGAGATGGGAAGGAACAAATTGAACAATTAAATCGATCCCTTTATTCAGGACCATTGAGAACATACAAGTCCGAAGAACACACATTCATTCCTCATGTCACTATTGGACGCTTTAATCATATTGAACAGGCAAAAGCTGTGCAAAAAAAAGTTGCACAGCTCATCCCAAATTTGAGTCTACTTGTTGATCGAATTACATTAGAATCGATTGGCGTTCATGGATATTCTGAACTTGAATATGTATACCAATTGAATTAA
- a CDS encoding HD domain-containing protein: MYIEDRLYGTFEVEPVLSDLILSDAVQRLKHVHQNGASYLMNSKWNNTRYDHSIGVMCLIRTLGGTVEEQIAGLLHDVSHTAFSHVVDDALGEVNEDYHEQIKEQMILNSDIPSILKNYQYNLHSVLDESKWMILEQSAPRLCADRIDYTLRDLYGYGEISKLEVEKFLKSMVLYKGRIHLNKQSAAEWFVKQYYREVLDFFLHPLNIYSNHVMAEILKLAIQKSVITKDDFLLTDEQLLSKIQVSTDHEIRTNIKQLSSPVKVIETQDDYDIQVKKKLRLIDPEVLIDNESMHVSELSQDVKDMNAKAKQRSLKGVKIKVITQ, encoded by the coding sequence ATTCTATCGGACGCTGTTCAACGCTTAAAGCATGTTCATCAAAATGGTGCTAGCTATTTGATGAATTCAAAATGGAACAACACAAGATACGACCATTCAATAGGTGTCATGTGTTTAATTAGAACACTAGGCGGTACTGTAGAGGAACAAATTGCCGGCCTTTTACACGATGTCTCTCACACAGCATTCTCTCATGTTGTAGATGATGCGTTAGGTGAAGTGAATGAAGATTATCATGAACAGATCAAAGAGCAAATGATCCTGAATTCGGACATCCCTTCCATTTTGAAAAACTATCAATATAACCTACACTCCGTTTTGGATGAGTCAAAATGGATGATACTTGAACAATCTGCTCCACGCTTGTGCGCGGATCGGATCGATTATACGTTGAGGGATCTCTATGGATATGGTGAAATTTCGAAATTAGAGGTAGAAAAATTTTTGAAAAGTATGGTTTTGTACAAGGGGAGAATCCATCTAAATAAACAAAGTGCAGCAGAATGGTTTGTTAAACAGTATTATCGAGAAGTGTTGGACTTCTTTTTACACCCATTAAATATTTATAGCAATCATGTAATGGCAGAGATATTGAAGCTCGCTATTCAGAAATCAGTCATAACGAAAGATGATTTTCTATTAACGGACGAACAATTACTAAGTAAAATACAAGTCTCAACAGACCATGAAATTAGAACAAATATAAAGCAACTTTCTTCACCAGTAAAAGTAATTGAAACACAGGACGATTATGATATCCAGGTGAAAAAAAAGTTGAGATTAATTGACCCAGAGGTACTCATAGATAATGAAAGCATGCATGTAAGCGAACTTTCCCAAGACGTAAAGGATATGAATGCGAAAGCGAAACAACGATCTCTAAAAGGTGTGAAAATAAAAGTCATCACGCAATAA